In Phragmites australis chromosome 16, lpPhrAust1.1, whole genome shotgun sequence, one DNA window encodes the following:
- the LOC133894953 gene encoding uncharacterized protein LOC133894953, with protein MPSGGRRLPPWTSPRGAGAPPGWSPGTSTPAGVSGSGCGTPPVSAGCFGTRVTPPSTHGTGDCYHEMLIEKDPNKAVPLFWAAINSGDRIESALKDMANVLKQANRAEEVIEAIRSFHDRCPYEAQESLDNILLDLYKKCGRTEEQIEMLTTKLRIVDEELASGRWKTKLSKSHGRVVYLSLRDEKARLLGNLAWPYMQSENYEEAEMLYRQALAIEADYNKECNLAICLMKTGKLAEAKYLLQTIPFNCDDESHVKSLSRATEMLKEFESQSLPSPITQMKSKESRISLAVDVGKLEDLHPQILYSPLSQLKYKEPRISVSADAEKREGCNSWALPSPITQLKREEPQILVTSGGEKNEEFVEYQDLSRLFNDAATPQSALEKLRKRLVKGETAKINIQHQVQTPTSSECLPNSNGTKYATENPMQGAKVLVTSVRKTWADMVDEDEQQLGDEKPWADTVGEDELGDGKSTLGVVTTEQNKNSKHAIKKEYRTPSSSHGSSTLHRPTVGGHLHSSSAGSWRHSDSKISKDKNVNWELVRTAPTWRHHKVQDNNNLICHKPNTNNLNEKASGTKQAPWRSSASQRALFPDCKSKCDGYGHGYVPFGDNEHSRYSSHTEATYCRHNNASNTGSWRPQNRLRVFQEITNEIKQNVA; from the exons ATGCCGAGCGGAGGGAGGCGGCTGCCGCCGTGGACGTCTCCGAGGGGCGCGGGGGCGCCGCCGGGGTGGAGCCCCGGCACCTCCACCCCCGCGGGCGTCTCGGGCTCGGGCTGCGGCACGCCGCCTGTGAGCGCGGGCTGCTTCGGCACGCGCGTGACGCCGCCGTCGACACATGGAACTGGGGACTGTTACCATGAAATG TTAATTGAAAAGGACCCAAACAAGGCAGTTCCATTGTTCTGGGCTGCTATAAACAGTGGTGACCGAATTGAGAGTGCATTGAAGGATATGGCCAATGTACTGAAACAAGCAAATCGGGCTGAAGAGGTCATTGAGGCAATAAGATCCTTCCATGATCGTTGTCCCTATGAAGCTCAGGAGTCTCTTGACAATATTCTTCTTGACCTGTACAAG AAATGTGGTAGGACAGAAGAGCAGATTGAGATGCTGACGACGAAGCTCAGAATTGTTGATGAGGAGCTAGCTTCTGGCCGGTGGAAAACAAAACTATCTAAATCTCATGGAAGAGTAGTCTATCTCTCTCTCAGGGATGAAAAAGCAAG GTTGTTGGGGAACCTTGCATGGCCTTATATGCAGTCTGAAAATTATGAGGAAGCAGAAATGCTCTACAG GCAAGCTCTTGCTATAGAAGCTGACTACAACAAAGAGTGTAACTTAGCCATCTGCTTGATGAAGACTGGGAAGTTGGCTGAAGCTAAGTACCTTCTCCAAACTATACCTTTCAACTGCGATGATGAAAGTCATGTGAAGTCTCTTTCCCGGGCAACTGAAATGCTTAAGGAATTTGAGTCGCAATCACTCCCTTCTCCTATAACTCAGATGAAATCCAAAGAATCACGGATTTCACTTGCTGTTGATGTCGGAAAGCTTGAAGATCTACATCCACAAATACTATATAGTCCTTTGAGTCAACTGAAATATAAAGAACCACGTATTTCAGTTTCTGCAGATGCAGAGAAGCGTGAGGGCTGCAATTCATGGGCGCTTCCATCTCCCATAACTCAGTTGAAGCGTGAAGAACCACAGATCTTGGTTACTTCAGGTGGAGAGAAGAATGAAGAATTTGTGGAGTACCAAGATCTGTCTCGACTGTTCAATGATGCTGCTACACCTCAATCGGCACTTGAGAAGCTACGTAAGCGGCTGGTTAAAGGGGAGACAGCAAAAATCAACATACAACATCAAGTTCAGACACCTACTTCATCTGAATGCTTGCCAAATTCTAATGGCACCAAATATGCTACTGAGAATCCTATGCAAGGGGCAAAGGTTTTGGTTACTAGTGTTAGAAAAACATGGGCTGACATGGTTGATGAGGATGAGCAGCAATTGGGTGATGAAAAACCATGGGCTGACACGGTGGGTGAGGATGAACTAGGTGATGGCAAGTCAACGCTTGGTGTGGTAACTACCGAGCAAAATAAAAACAGTAAGCATGCAATCAAGAAGGAGTATAGAACACCATCATCCTCTCACGGAAGCAGCACCCTCCATAGACCAACCGTGGGTGGTCACCTACACAGTTCTTCAGCAGGTTCCTGGAGACACAGTGACTCCAAAATCTCCAAGGATAAGAACGTGAACTGGGAGCTTGTCAGGACTGCACCAACATGGAGGCACCATAAGGTACAAGATAACAACAATCTAATTTGCCATAAGCCTAACACAAATAATCTCAACGAGAAAGCTTCAGGCACCAAGCAAGCACCATGGAGAAGCAGCGCATCTCAGCGTGCGCTTTTTCCAGACTGCAAATCGAAGTGTGACGGATATGGCCATGGTTATGTGCCATTTGGTGATAATGAACACTCTCGGTATTCCAGTCACACTGAAGCCACTTATTGCAGGCATAATAATGCATCAAATACGGGATCATGGAGGCCACAGAACCGTCTGCGTGTCTTCCAGGAAATCACAAACGAGATCAAGCAAAATGTTGCATAA